One Coffea arabica cultivar ET-39 chromosome 5c, Coffea Arabica ET-39 HiFi, whole genome shotgun sequence DNA window includes the following coding sequences:
- the LOC113687650 gene encoding probable 2' cyclic ADP-D-ribose synthase BdTIR translates to MQRSVAKNILQHHVLSYQNPTRLINKIPQPPCDVFINHRGVDTKKTIASLLYDHLVRLRRRPFLDNKNMKPGDKLFEKIDTAIKGCKIGVAVFSPTYCQSYFCLHELALIMETKKKVIPIFCDVKPSQLRVVNDGRVPPEQIERFNMALEEAKFTVGLAFDSTKGNWSEVLTDAAEIVMESLAEVENEERMMHMRKLKFPSDVPKICSTNTGN, encoded by the exons ATGCAGCGTTCAGTGGCCAAGAACATACTCCAACACCATGTCCTCAGCTACCAAAATCCGACTCGTCTGATTAACAAAATTCCTCAGCCACCATGCGATGTCTTCATTAACCACAGGGGCGTTGATACTAAGAAAACCATAGCTTCCTTGCTATATGATCATCTTGTTCGGCTGAGACGTCGTCCATTTTTGGACAACAAGAATATGAAGCCGGGCGACAAGTTGTTCGAGAAAATCGATACTGCGATAAAGGGGTGCAAGATTGGAGTTGCAGTGTTTTCTCCTACATATTGTCAGTCGTATTTCTGCTTGCATGAGCTGGCCCTCATCATGGAGACTAAGAAAAAGGTGATCCCTATCTTCTGTGATGTCAAGCCATCACAGCTTCGTGTCGTGAACGATGGAAGGGTTCCCCCGGAGCAGATTGAGAGGTTTAACATGGCCCTAGAGGAAGCCAAATTCACCGTAGGCCTTGCATTTGACTCCACCAAAGG GAACTGGTCCGAAGTGCTAACGGACGCAGCAGAGATAGTAATGGAGAGCTTGGCTGAGGTCGAGAATGAAGAGAGAATGATGCACATGAGAAAGCTAAAGTTCCCTTCCGATGTGCCCAAGATTTGCTCCACCAACACTGGCAACTGA